GCTGCGATTCGCCGGCGGCTATCCGCTCGCGCTGAGCCTCGCGGCGTCCGTCGCGGCCCGCGACATCCGGGACACCGCTGCTTGGACCCTGCCCCGGGACGTGCTCTCCGCCCTGCTTCAGCAACTCGTCGGTGACGTGCCGTCGCCGGCGCACCGGACGGCGCTGGAGGTCTGCGCACACACGCTCTCCACCACCGAGGACCTGCTCGCCGCGGTCGTCCCCGACGTCGACGCGGTCGAGCTGTTCGGCTGGCTGCGCGGCCTGCCGTTCGTGGAGGCCGACCGCCATGGCCTCCGACCCCACGACGTGGTCCGCGAGGTGCTGGAAGCGGACCTGCGCTGGCGCAACCCGCGCAGCTACGAGGAGATGCATCGCCGGGTTACCGCCCACCTGGTGGCGCGCGCTCGGGAAACCACCCCGGTGCCGTCGATGGCGGAGATCCGCTCGCTGTACTACCTGCAGCGACATGATCAGATCGTCACCGAGTACTTCGTACTCGACGGGGACGGCACGGTCTACCCGGACGCGTATCAGCCGGCCGATCGGAACACCGTGCGGCGTCTGGCGCTGGTGAGCGAAGGCGCGGAGTCCGCGGCCATCGTCGATTTCTGGCTGCAGCGGCAGCCGCAAGCGTTCACCGTTTACCGGCGGTCGACCGACGACGAGCTGGTCGCCTTCATGGCCTGGCTGCAGTTGACGAACGACGACGAGGACACCTGCGCCGTCGATCCGGTGGTCGCCGCAGCCTGGACGCACGCGGCGTCGACCGCGCCACTACGCGGCCGGGAGCAGCTCGCGCTCGCCCGGTTCCTGATCTACCCGCCGGCCTACTACGAGCCGTCCGCACCGCTGGACCTGATGCGGATGCGCATCCTCGCCGGCTGGATGGGCACGCCGCACCTCGCCTGGTCCTACGTGGTCAATCCGGCTCCGGCGTCGTTCTGGGAACCCCTGCACCGCTACCTCGAACAACTGCCGGTTCCGGCCGTTCCCACCGTAGGCGGGCGGCCCTACGCGCTGTTTGCCCATGACTGGCGCGCGATGCCGGTGGACGCATGGTTCGACCTGCTCAACACACGGCTGCTGCACGGATGGGACCCGAGAGCCCCCGCAACGCCAGAGGATCTCGTCGTACTGCCCCGGGCCGAATTCGACGCCGCTGTGCGCCGTGCGCTCAGGTCGTGGCACCGGCCGGATCAGCTCGCCGAGAGTCCGCTCATCCGCAGCCGCATCGTCACCGGGCGCCGTACGGCCGACCCGGTGCACACACTCCGTGAGGCACTCGCGGCGGCGGTCGCGCACCTCGCCGCGGACCCCCGCGCGACCAAACTGCACCGCGCGGCGACGGTCACCTTCCTCAAGGCGACGCCCAGCCAGGAGGCCGCCGCCGAGCGCCTGGGTGTCCCGTTCAGCACCTACCGCAGGCATCTCGCCGGTGCGGTCGACCGGATCGTCGACCACCTGTGGCAGCGGGAACTGCACGCTTCGGCCGAGCCGCCCACGCCGGAGTGAGCAGAAACTGAGCACCGGACCGGCCTGGGAACCGAGCACCAAGAACAGCGAATCTCCCCAGTGACAGACACTGACCGAGGGAGATGACCCAATGGCCGATGTACTCATCCTGGGCGCCGGAATGACCGGCCTGACCACCGCGATGCTGCTGGCCCGCGACGGGCACCACGTCACCGTTGTCGACCAGAACTCAGCGGGCCCCGCGCACGATGCGTGGTCGAGCTGGCAGCGGCCGGGGGTTCCGCAGTTCCGGCTTCCGCACATCGCGCTCCCGCGCTGGCGGGCACTGATCGAGCAGGATCTGCCCGACGTCCTCGGCGAGCTTCTGGAGCGGGGCGGCCGTCGGTACAACCTCCTCGCGGAGGGCGTGTGGCCCATCGAGGCCGGCTCGTCCCACCGAACCGGCGACGAGCGCTTCGACGTCGTGGGTGCTCGTCGGCCGATCTTGGAGGCCGCGGTGGCCGCCGCGGCCTCCCGGACCGCCGGAGTCACGATCCGGCGGGGCGTCGCCGTCACCGGTCTGCTGACCGGTCTCTACCTCACCCCCGGTGCGCCCCGGGTCACCGGAGTTCGCACCCGGGACGGTGAAAACCTCTACGCCGAGTTGGTCGTCGATGCCACCGGCCGACGCTCCTCGCTCCCTCGCCTGCTGGCCGGCATCAAGGCTGCCGCACCGCTCGAGGAACGGGAGGAGGACGGCTTCGTCTACTACAGCCGGCACTACCGGAGCACCGACGGATCGCGCCCGACCTACCTCGGCTGGTTGACCGAGCACTTCGAGAGCCTCTCGACGATCACGCTGGCCGCCGACAACGACACCTGGTCGGTGTCGTTCGCGATCTCCAGCCGGGATCGGGAACTGCGCGCGCTACGCGACGTCGATGTGTTCGAGCGGGCAGCGACGCT
The sequence above is a segment of the Cryptosporangium aurantiacum genome. Coding sequences within it:
- a CDS encoding ATP-binding protein, producing the protein MTTSSSGRGSSRLAERLNAARDRSFVGREGEIATFRSALAGAPDAPIVLYVHGPGGVGKTALLHRFAALAQGAGRIVVQVDGRMLDPTPAAFQLHGGAARSDDRVVLLVDNFERCQGLEAWVREQFLPSVLDGVVVVLAGRQPPHADWRSDGAWDEALVVCPLADLSPDDAAALVRARDVPPESRNAVLRFAGGYPLALSLAASVAARDIRDTAAWTLPRDVLSALLQQLVGDVPSPAHRTALEVCAHTLSTTEDLLAAVVPDVDAVELFGWLRGLPFVEADRHGLRPHDVVREVLEADLRWRNPRSYEEMHRRVTAHLVARARETTPVPSMAEIRSLYYLQRHDQIVTEYFVLDGDGTVYPDAYQPADRNTVRRLALVSEGAESAAIVDFWLQRQPQAFTVYRRSTDDELVAFMAWLQLTNDDEDTCAVDPVVAAAWTHAASTAPLRGREQLALARFLIYPPAYYEPSAPLDLMRMRILAGWMGTPHLAWSYVVNPAPASFWEPLHRYLEQLPVPAVPTVGGRPYALFAHDWRAMPVDAWFDLLNTRLLHGWDPRAPATPEDLVVLPRAEFDAAVRRALRSWHRPDQLAESPLIRSRIVTGRRTADPVHTLREALAAAVAHLAADPRATKLHRAATVTFLKATPSQEAAAERLGVPFSTYRRHLAGAVDRIVDHLWQRELHASAEPPTPE
- a CDS encoding FAD-dependent oxidoreductase, coding for MADVLILGAGMTGLTTAMLLARDGHHVTVVDQNSAGPAHDAWSSWQRPGVPQFRLPHIALPRWRALIEQDLPDVLGELLERGGRRYNLLAEGVWPIEAGSSHRTGDERFDVVGARRPILEAAVAAAASRTAGVTIRRGVAVTGLLTGLYLTPGAPRVTGVRTRDGENLYAELVVDATGRRSSLPRLLAGIKAAAPLEEREEDGFVYYSRHYRSTDGSRPTYLGWLTEHFESLSTITLAADNDTWSVSFAISSRDRELRALRDVDVFERAATLYGNSASWSTIGEPITGVLSMANLEDRYRRLVVDGEPVVTGLVAVGDAWAATNPTLGLGLTLGALHGIALRDLLRDVNPQEHEKLARRFDEVTEETLTPYFRTLRSWSRHRRAEVAADIAGRPYETNDHEWLIAKALDAAKFRDPRLLRAAADIGALTAPAAGILDAPGLVDTVMALGGAAPQYTAPGPRRADLLSALA